atcttttttcttttcttttcattcttttttttgttgttgttgcaacatcAAGATTTGAACAATCTTACCATGTGcttaatgacagaaagaaaatagaaaaatgcTGTGTTGAAACGGACATACACAAATTTCAAGAGCATCAAATAAAGAATTAACAAGATGCTTTTAACAGAAGACTGCACCTCACTTAAATATCTTCATTGAAAACAAcctttattttactgtctgcaaaaAGCAAAGAATACACCTAGTGCCTATTTTTTTATCGAAAACAAAACTTTACTCACTGTCTGCAAAAGCACTGAATACATCTAATGCCTTAAAGTTAAGATCACGATTATGTGAGTCAATGTCAAATATCCTTTATTTAAAAGCAAATGTGTCTCAATCATGATCTAGTTATGCTGAATGGGGAATAGGATGGGGAAAAGCAAAACTTACGATATATGATCCAACAGTCTCTGTCTCCACAGTACCCCTCTGTCGTGAGGAAGAAGTAGACGGGAATGCCACAGAAagctgtgttggtgatggtgattcaGGTGAAGAATCCAGTCCACTCTTCTCCACTTCCACGGGTGGAAGGGAGGATGCAGCAGGCGTTTTCTGCACAGGGTTTCTCTGGACttctggaggagggggtgtgagagtTTTGGGTTTGGGTGGTGCCTCAGGAGTGTTAGCAGCTAATGCTGCTCTCAATGCTAATGTCTTAGCCTTCGGAGGACGACCTCGGCCAGCTGGCTTGCCAGTGGCATTGGTCTTGCTTACAGCTTTTGCAGTCTTACCAACACCTTTGGGAGACTTTGGCGACTTCTTTTTGGGAGCAGCCGCCTTGGGTGACTTGAGTCGTGGTCTTCCAACCTTCCCTTTAGGTTTAGGAAcaacaggtggtggggtgggctcTGCCTGCACTGAAGGCATGACCTCAGCAGGGGTGCTTGGAACAAGGGGAGATAATGGGGCAGGGCCATGTTCTCGTGTGCCAAACAACTGTCTAACAGCTGGTGGAGACTTATCCTGTCTCACAGGCGAATGATCTGGAAGCGGGGAGCTGAGATGGTAAACTGGGGATAGGGAGGGTGTCTTTGGAGTAGGAGTGGGAGACTTGCGACCTCCAGCAGGGGACGCATGAATGGGTGATGAAAACGAGAAAGGTGAGCCTGGATAAATGTGGTGCTTGGGTGATGGAGTCTTTGGCATTGGGGATGGAGACTTTGGAGAGGCTGAAGGCGTACGAGGTGGTGGAGTCCCACAAGGCCTATTTCTTATTGGTGAACTCTGAGGAGATGTGAATGTAAATTCTTCAGGATGAGGGGGAGATTTGCACACTGGAGATCTACTCCTTGCTGCGTTTGGTTTTGCCACTGGTGGACTGGGAGGAGGACTGGGACTTCTCTTCCGAACAGGGGAACTGTTTCTGGACAAAACTGGAGGAGGTGGTGTGCCCGGAAAAGGAGACGCTGGTTGTAGTGTGGGTGGAGTGTTGCGGGGTTCTGACTTTGGCGCTGGGGTGGATACCACTGAGCTGTATTTCTTTTGGGAGCTGGTGCCTTCTGCTGCATCATGACGAATAACCCTGGAGTACAAGAAGTTCCCTTTTATTGAAATGTGCagtgcaagaaagaaaaaagtctttaCTTTccatataaaaacaaatcaatttTCTTTCACAAGCAAATGCACCTGCCTTTCCCACTCAACTTTCCCACCAATGAATAAAAGACATCTGAAACCAGCCTCACTGCCTTCTATCTGGCATCTCCATCTGCTTTATCCCGTCTATCCAATACAGCACTGCGATGTGGAGTAACGCAGTGGTGGTGAGAGTAAGAGGCTCTGCGAGTGGGCATGGAAGGGCAAGAGAGGAACTCAGCCAGTTATATTACATTCAAGATATTTTCATTGACAGTCATGTAGCAGTACTCATGGGCAGACACTAAAAGGTACGTCTGTATCTGGCTGTCTAAAAAATTCAAACCAAATCAATCTGTTAATTATTCAGGTTTTAATACATGAAGTTTTATGCAATATCTATAATACTGTGAGATCTAAACATACATCTTTCATGATTTTAATGATACAGTTACTGAGTTAGGCACCAAAATGATCAACAAGAATAATCAAGGACTCTAACCAGAAGATACTAACTCAGAAAGagcagactaaaagaatcttggtgaAAGTCGACATACAAGGGATAAAAGAAGTGACATATTCAGCCACAGACTCTTTTTCAGGCAAACGAAATAAGTGAGTCACACATGTTGTAAAAATGTAAATAACAATGATTACTCAAATAATCATTCATACTCTTTCTTGGAGTTTTTATGTTGTAAGATTCCATAATGTAGAATATAAACGGGAGACTAAGCACATATACTCCTTTCTCTTTGATCATAGCTTATGAAAATAACCATTGTCATAAAATAACTTCATGAGAAATGCTGACACAAAGGACCTATATCAAAAGCATGCTACTGATACTTACAACTTGAGGCTTTCTCTACGTGGAGTGGGTGATGGTAGCTGCTTATCAGAATCCACAAGACCCACACTGTCTGTGACTACAACGGAAGAGGATGAACTGTTGTCCTTGCTTCCAAACTTGATTTTCAACTTCAGGCCGGTCTGGCCTGCAGGAGGCTGCAAGAGCACAAGGATGAGGAACATCAAACAATGACTGGCTATATATACTGCATGTATGAATCACAAAGTTTTTTTGGCCTTTCTTCACTCTGTATCTTTCTGGGCATATCTCAGCAGTTCTTCATGAATATGAAACTCTATTAACAACAGTCATACATTATCTTCATTCTGAATAATGCAAATAATTCTACTTTTTTTCTGACAGATCTGTATACAAACATTTAGTTCTATATGTTCCCAGCACAGGACCATACCAGGCCAACAATGCCAATACTGATCCTGTAGAAACCGAAAAAGAAGAAACCTCGAAAAGAAAATCATGCACAAGGAGAGTCATATCCATGCATGCAGACCTGGGACATGGCCATTTTCTGCCATAGGATTTAAAACAAAGTAACTAAAATACAAGCATGATTGTAAACAATACACAAATTACATATATAAtcaagcatacaaaaaaaaaatccaacaagtAACACTCAAGtaacaaaaaatgttaacaaaCAACCTACAcgtcaaaaaaaaggaaaaaaagaatacaacaaaacataattagGATGCTCAATTCAAATGGTcagacatgtaaaagcccacttgcagaTACAGGTGAACACGGAAGCAGCAGCCCATCAATGCTGAAAGAGATAGGACAATGCTGCAGGGGATTCACATGCCTTTTTCACATCATAAACCACCATTGTACATATACTTCCGTGTTCACTGCCTAGCCAATGGCAGAAAGCACATCAGGGCTGAAAATCAACAGTCAGTTCCAAGACATTAAAGTGTTTATCACACAATTTTCTATTAATGATATATTTGCAAGcaagcacacagagagaatctAACCTTCAATGAGACAATTCCTTACCGTTTCCTCCTTAATTCTGTTCTTTTCATACTTttcgtgtttgtgttcatgtttttCATGTCGCTCCTTGTCCCGATCcttgtctttgttcttctttttcttctctttgtcacgtcgtttctcttttttgtcttttctgtgatGCTCCTTATCCTGCACAAAATCATTTCAGTGAACAATCCCAAAAGAATCGGAATTTACTTTGAAAAAATTTTTCACAGATTATTTATAGGAGTTTTGAAAGACTAGTGTATTCAAATTCATGACAGTACATgtaccaagattttttttccatgatcagatATTGAGATAATACAGCTAACAATCTTCTTCATATCCAGAAATACAGAGTCCATAATGATACAGCATATTATTATGCTACTCAACATCCGGTTTTAATAATAATTACTCAGATTACAAATAAGTTGTCAGTCACTCTAAATGAACCAAGCAAATGAGTGCTCTCTCACTTTATATACAATCATTTTTGATTTGAACAAACAAAAGATCACAGATCAGAAATATTTATAAATGCACACACCTGAACAACGAACACTATGCTAtttcatcccccaccaccaccaccactcccaagcaaaaaaaaaacaaaacaaaaacaaccatcaaagaaataaactaaaaaaaacaacaacaaccaatcagTCAACTATACTCACTCGAGACTTTTCTCTGTGTCGCTCTTTGTCTTTGGGGATTTCAATCTTCAGTGGCATTATCAGGTGCTGGTCCACACTTGCAGCAGAAGACGGAGACACAGATGAAGCTGGGGCGACAGCCGATTCTGGCGTTGGTGACTTTATCTTCTGTTTGACGTCTACTGGGGAAAAATTGTCTTGGGCCAACAGTGGTGTGCTAGGAACTGGCAAGGGCGATAGCTCCTTAGGAGACCATTCCCTCTCTGCTTGAGACGGCCTGCGCTCCAGAAGAGGAGGCGGACTGTCAGCTTCACCAAATTCAAACACTTTCATTTCAGCATTACTGAACTTGTCAGATACAAATGGCTTCAGGTCCACAGGACTCTGCAATGGTGCAGATTCGCCAtctttttcagttttgttctgAAGTTTAGCTTTCAACTTCTTTTTTACACCAGGCGCTTTTTCCTtttccagcttcttcttctttccttctttcactgGTGTCTGGGATATGTTGGGTGTTCCAGCAACATTGTGCACTGCAGGAACACATTTCGCATCAGTGCTGACAGGTTTTGGGGAAGGCTTAGAATCTTCTGACCCCTGTCTGATTACTGCATCGATAGTGTCTGTGATTGATTTCATACTTCTAGCACCCATCTCATCCTCTTTTTCCTGCATAATCACATCATCAGCAATAAACTCACTgctctttattttctctttccctttAGTTTTCTTTGGCCTGCCTCTCTTCCTGACAACTTCAGTAACGTTGACAGGTGGAACAGGTTTCTCTGCAACAACTGCTTGAGGTTTTTTATTTTCACCATTTGTAGCAGAATTTCGTATCACTGCAGAGATTGTGTCATCAATGTTCTTTAACCGAATacgtttttcctcttctttctcttgagCCCTCCCTTCAGCCTCAACAATTATCAGTCTCTGAGGAGAGGTTTCACAAGATTCTGTGTCAAATACATCAGTTGGAGGAAATATCTGCCTCAACAACATATCAGACTCTGGAGAAGCAGATGGGTTGACATCAAGGTTCAGGGATGCTGAAGAAGCAGAAGGGGCAGGCTGAGAATGAGAAACAGGAAATTTATCTGGAGACAAGAGCAGATCTTTCAGACAACTTTCAGATCCACTCTCATTCACTGTGGAACTGGAAGGCCTACCCACTGGTGAAGAAGCTGGCTTTTTCTTTGATTCTGCTTTCTTTTTGATTCCATCACCTTTGGATGTTTTCACTTTACTTTTCCCCTCTAGTGTCTTGCCCTCCTTTAGCTTTAATTTCTTAGCAGGAGGTGTTGAACCAGGCTCTATGGAGGCTGACGCTGGTCGTTTTGCACCAACCAGTAGCTTCACTTTCTTCTCTGGCTCTgccttgctctttttcttttgctttttatcCTTTTCTTCAACTacgcatttttcttttttcttgccctTCGTCTTTGTGGGCTCAGGTTTTCCCTTGCTTTCACCACTTCCGCTAATTCCGGAAGACCCTTCTTTGCGCACACTTGATTCTTTCGGCGGAGGATCAACAGGCgtcttgtctttgtttgtgtctgaGCCCTCCCCACCTTTGCTGGAGCCTGAAGCGGCACTGGGTCCAGCTGTGGAAATCCGAACAGTAGGAGGAGGTGGGCAAGCCTGTGGTAGTTTCCCTCTGCCACGAAGGCCCAAAAGAGTGCCATCAGGTGCCATTATAGCATTCGACATTTCATATTGTGAGTGACCTGCCTCCTCAGGCAAACTTGATACATTCAtcctgaaataaaacagaaaacagtCTATAAGTTAACAAAACAGTGGCATAAACAATTTTACAGGCAAAATGTATTCTCAGTATTCTCTGAGTCAGATTATAAGTCATGCTCACTGGATGAATTATCATCAGCTATCATTTGGACAGGATGAGAACTGCTGTTTAAGTCAAACATCATTATAGGAtaagttttttttatcatttaaaaaaaattttaatttattatttaaaaaaaaaacccaacatttttctctttttaaaactgaaatcaggtGGAATATTTTACTGTTGTGTTTCTTCCTGCAAAGAGATCCGAAACTTAAAACCTTTATAAACctaggtaatttttttttaagaacttaGAAAAAGACACatcattttctttcaaaaaaaaaacaaacaaaaaacaacaacaaacaaaaaaacca
This genomic interval from Babylonia areolata isolate BAREFJ2019XMU chromosome 8, ASM4173473v1, whole genome shotgun sequence contains the following:
- the LOC143284685 gene encoding uncharacterized protein LOC143284685, yielding MSSKMSNDEFCRSKLKVAAAQICQNLGWNSTTTLALDILLDTTERYIEQLGKATHRFSELYGRTEPNLNDLGLAFRLNSVNLNELEEYVRHVEPVPFGQESVAFPAQKANSLQIPSRNSREIRDHREEHIHDHLPPMFPGMEDDAEEQQGASALTQASKNEGLESLPSDSTAPVAAGEKRPVPVPHDLLTPGKRARMNVSSLPEEAGHSQYEMSNAIMAPDGTLLGLRGRGKLPQACPPPPTVRISTAGPSAASGSSKGGEGSDTNKDKTPVDPPPKESSVRKEGSSGISGSGESKGKPEPTKTKGKKKEKCVVEEKDKKQKKKSKAEPEKKVKLLVGAKRPASASIEPGSTPPAKKLKLKEGKTLEGKSKVKTSKGDGIKKKAESKKKPASSPVGRPSSSTVNESGSESCLKDLLLSPDKFPVSHSQPAPSASSASLNLDVNPSASPESDMLLRQIFPPTDVFDTESCETSPQRLIIVEAEGRAQEKEEEKRIRLKNIDDTISAVIRNSATNGENKKPQAVVAEKPVPPVNVTEVVRKRGRPKKTKGKEKIKSSEFIADDVIMQEKEDEMGARSMKSITDTIDAVIRQGSEDSKPSPKPVSTDAKCVPAVHNVAGTPNISQTPVKEGKKKKLEKEKAPGVKKKLKAKLQNKTEKDGESAPLQSPVDLKPFVSDKFSNAEMKVFEFGEADSPPPLLERRPSQAEREWSPKELSPLPVPSTPLLAQDNFSPVDVKQKIKSPTPESAVAPASSVSPSSAASVDQHLIMPLKIEIPKDKERHREKSRDKEHHRKDKKEKRRDKEKKKKNKDKDRDKERHEKHEHKHEKYEKNRIKEETPPAGQTGLKLKIKFGSKDNSSSSSVVVTDSVGLVDSDKQLPSPTPRRESLKLVIRHDAAEGTSSQKKYSSVVSTPAPKSEPRNTPPTLQPASPFPGTPPPPVLSRNSSPVRKRSPSPPPSPPVAKPNAARSRSPVCKSPPHPEEFTFTSPQSSPIRNRPCGTPPPRTPSASPKSPSPMPKTPSPKHHIYPGSPFSFSSPIHASPAGGRKSPTPTPKTPSLSPVYHLSSPLPDHSPVRQDKSPPAVRQLFGTREHGPAPLSPLVPSTPAEVMPSVQAEPTPPPVVPKPKGKVGRPRLKSPKAAAPKKKSPKSPKGVGKTAKAVSKTNATGKPAGRGRPPKAKTLALRAALAANTPEAPPKPKTLTPPPPEVQRNPVQKTPAASSLPPVEVEKSGLDSSPESPSPTQLSVAFPSTSSSRQRGTVETETVGSYIDSKGIQVWICPACKMQDDGSPMIGCDKCDDWYHWVCVNITTAPPEEEQWYCPRCSAKEIQIPVPQVKPKGKRGRKKKNAT